In Natronococcus sp. AD-5, the genomic window ACGCCGTTCTCTCGGATCGGCCTCGAGACGATGTTTCGGAAACGACACCAGTTAACGAAAACGCAGTTCGGGTGAGCGAACCGCGTCCGTTTTGGTCGCCGCGACGCTACGGGCGAGGCGAATGAGTCCACACGATCGGCGGTCGCTCGCTCGACGCCGGTTCCTGGGCGCGATCGGCGCGGGGACCGGCGTCGGCGTCGCGGGCTGTATCGGCGACGGCGGCGACGAAGACGAAACCGGCGGCGACGGGGACAACGGGGATGACGCGCACCCGAACGAGCCGCACATCTCCGAACCGGGCGACGAGCCCCTCGAGCTCAGCGAAGACCAGAACTGCGTCGTCTGCTCTATGACGCCGGCGGATTACTCCGACTGGCACAGCCAGCTCGCCCACGAGACCGACGAGCGGGCGATCTTCTGTTCGTCCGGCTGTATGACCGCCTACCTCGCCGCACCGGCGGTCGACTCGGAGAGCGTCGGCGCCTGGACGGTCGACTTCGAGACGGGCGAATTGATCGACGCGCTCGAGGCGCACTTCGTGATCGTCACCGACGAGAGCGGCGCCGGCGGCGACGACGTGATGGGGCTCAATCCGCGTCCGTTCGAGGACGAGGACGACGCCGTCGCGTACCTCGAGGAGTGGGACGCCGAGGAACTCACCGAGGACGACATCATCGGGTTCGACGGGATCGACGCCGACGTCGCGTCGCACTACCGACCCGGACGGTTCCCGGAGGAGTAGCAGCCCACCGCGCGGATCGCCGTCGTGACCGACTCTCCGGTCGTCGAAGCGTCGGGCGGCGACCGCACCGCGTTCTCCGCCGTATCGTGACGCTCGTTCGACCACTGCCGACGCTGCGAGTCGTTCCCGGGGAACAGACTCGGTGGATTGGCGCCCGCCGGTGCGTTCGGTTACCGGAAGGCGTTTGTTCCGATCACGTATTGTGACACGACGTGAACGCGTCCGATCTCGAGGTCACGCCCCTCGTCGCCCTCGCGTTCGCGGTGTTCGCCGCCAGCACCAGCGCCATCCTGGTGCGCTGGAGCGCGGCCCCGAGTTCGGTCGCGGCGTTCTACCGGGTGCTGCTCACGACGGCGATCGTCGCGCCGGTCGCCCTGGCGCGGTACCGCGAGGAGTTCGCCCGCCTCTCCGGGCGCGATCTCGGATTCGCCGTCGTCGCCGGCGTCGCGCTCGCGGTGCACTTCGCCGCCTGGTTCGAGAGCCTGAACCACACGAGCGTCGCCGCCAGCGTCACGCTCGTCCAGACCCAGCCCATCTTCGTCGCCCTCGGGGCGGCGCTCGTCCTCGGCGAGCGCGTCAACCGCGAGACGGTCGCGGGGATCGCGATCGCGATCGTCGGCGCGGCCGCGATGTCGCTGGGCGACGCCGGCGAGGCGCCCATCTCGGGCGCGACGACGTACGGCAACGCCCTCGCCTTGCTGGGGGCGATCACCGTCGCGGGCTACGTCCTGGCAGGGCGGTCGATCCGCCAGCGCGTCTCGCTGTTTCCCTACGTGACGGTCGTCTACGCCGCCTGCGCGCTCACGCTGTTCGTCCTCGTCGGCGCGCAGGGCCACGCGTACGTCGCCTATCCGGCCCGCGAGTGGCTGCTCTTTCTCGGGATGGCCGTCGGCCCCGGCGTCTTCGGACACACCGTCGTCAACTGGGTCCTGAAGCACCTCGAGTCGGTCGTGGTCAGCGTCACCTGGCTGGGCGAACCCGTCGGCGCGACGCTGCTCGCGCTCCTCTTGCTCGCGGAGGTTCCGGACGCGATTACGGTCGTCGGAGGGGTCGTCGTCCTCGCGGGGATCTACGTCACGACGATCGAGCGGGAGCGACGGCGCGGTCCGGTCGATTCGGGATAACGGGATCGAAGCCTCGCGGCGCCGTCACTCCTGCAGTGACTCGAGGTACGCCCGCCCCGCGTCGGTGATCTCGTACACGCCCCCCGATACCTGGCAAACGTGCCCGTCGGACTGGAGTTCGTAACAGCGCTGGTCGATCGTCACGGGGTGGGCCTCGAGTGCGGTCGCCAGCGACGCCATTTCGACTGGCTCTCGCTCGGCGAGCACCGCTAACAGCGCCCGATCCGAGCACCGTTCCATGCGTGTTATTACCACACAATACTGTCCCACATAGCGTTTTCGGTGCGGTAGCCTCGAGATCGATCCGAAGACGCGCGCTGTAGCGGCTCAGAGCTCGAGCACCGCTCGCGCTCGTGCGGGCGTCGCGACCTCCCGGCCGAGTTCCTCGGCGAGACGGACGACGCGTTCGACCAGCTGTGCGTTGCTCTCCGCGAGTTCGCCGCGGCGGTAGTAGACGTTGTCCTCGAGCCCGACGCGCACGTGACCGCCGAAGAGAATCCCCATCGTGGCGAACGGGAGCTGGTGCCGGCCGAAGCCGAGCGTGTTGAACAGCGCGCCGTCGGGGAAGTTGTCCACCGCGTTGAGGAAGTTTCGCGGCCGGGGCGGGGTGAGCGTCCCCGGTCCGAAGATGAGCGTGGCGTAGACGGGGTCGGCGAGCTCGCGGCGCTCGAGCAGGCCGCGGACCTCGTTCAGGTGCCCGTCGTTGAACACCTCGAGCTCGGGCTTGATGCCGCGGTCGACCATCTCCTCGTGCAGCGAGTCGACCAGCCCGCGGGTGTTCTCGCTGGTGAGGTGATCGTACCGGTTCAGCGGTCCCATGTCGAGTGAGGCCATTTCCGGCGGCGGATCGGTTCGCAGCGGGCGGTGGCGATCCGCGTCCGGCGCGCCGGTGCCGCCGGTCGAGTGCTGGACGATCACGTCGTCGGCGTGTCGGCGGACCGCGTCGTCGATCTCCTGGAACCGCTCGGTCGCGAAGGTGCGCTCGCCGTTCGGTCGCCGGGCGTGCAGGTGGACGACGGACGCGCCGGCTTCTTCGACTTCGGCGGCGGCGCGACCGATCTCCTCGGGCGTCTCCGGAAGGTTCGGGTTCGCCTCCTTCCCGTGCACCCCGCCCGTCAGCGCCGCGGTGACGATCAGCGGCTCGCCGGCGAGGAAGTCGTCGTAGCTCATCCCTCGGTCGCCTCCCCCTCGTCGTCGTTCGCGTCCGCTTCGTCGCCGGCGTGCTCGAGGAAGATCTCGCAGTGTCGATCGTGCTCGAGGCCGTACCGATCGTTGCAGATATCAGCGCGCATCGGCTGGACGAACCGGTCGGCGGCCGCACAGTAGGCCCGGGATTCGTCGAACTGCCGGTCGGCGGTCCGTTCGCGGTACTCGAGGTACGGACAGGTCATGCGTGCTCGTTCTCCCCGCGCTGTGGTAACAGTTCGCTCCCGTATCGATCTCCGGTAACGCCCGTGTCCCTTGGTGACATCGGGGTGAGCGAAGCGTCTCAAGTGCGGCGACTCTATCGACGGGTAATGACACCCGAGACACCCGGGCTTCACCACGTGACGGCCATCGCGGGCGATCCGCAGCGAAACGCCGACTTCTACGTCGGGACGCTCGGACTCCGCTTCGTCAAGAAGACCGTCAACCACGACGACACGGGAACGTACCACTTCTACTTCGGCGACGGGGAGGGAACCCCCGGAACGAACATCACCTTCTTCCCGTGGACGGACGCGGGCCGCCCCGGCCGGTTCGGCGCGGGCCAGCCGAAGACGACAGCCTACCGCGTTCCGGCGGACTCGATCGAGTACTGGCTCGAGCGCCTCGAATCGAACGGGATCGACGTCGAGCGGGAGGAGCGCTTCGGCGAGACCGCGCTCCGGTTCGCGGACCCGGACGGGATCGAACTCGAGCTGGTGGCCGCGGAGAGCGAGGCGCAACACGCCTCGGAGACGACGAGCGGCAACGCCGCGAGTAACGAAACGGAGGCGACGCCGTGGGCGGGCGGCCCGGTCCCGACCGAGCACCAGCTTCGCGGGTTCCGCGGCGTGACCCTGGCGCTCGACTCGTTCGACGCGACGGCCGGCGTGCTGACCGACGTGCTCGGCTACGAACTCGAGGCCGAGACCGAGAACCGGCGGCGGTACCTGAGCGCATCCGGCGGCCCCGGTTCGGTCGTCGACCTGGTCGAGAGCGACGCCGGTCGCGGGCAGATGGGCGTCGGGACGGTTCACCACGTCGCGTTCAGGGCCGAGAGCGTCGAGGAACAGCGGGAGTGGCGCGAGGCCTTCGCCGACCACGGGCTCTCGCCGACGGAGGTGATCGATCGGAAGTACTTCAAGTCGATCTACGTGCGCGAACCCGGCGGCGTCCTCTTCGAGATGGCGACGGTGGAACCCGGGTTCACGGCCGACGAAGATATCGAGGAGCTCGGAAGCACCCTCGCCCTGCCCGAGTGGCTCGAGGACGAACGCGAGCGGATCGAGCAACGGCTGCCGCCGTTCGACGGGCCGAACGCGGGCGCGGAGGAGTGAGCGCGACTCGAGGCGCCGCTCGGCCCGGCTGGCGCTGCTGTGCCTTTTTACTGCGTTCCCGTTCTACGGACGAACCATGACCGAAAGCGACTCGACGGCGCGCGATCCGTCGTTCAGATTCGAGTACCACCCGGCGGCCATCAGGTTCGGCGCGGGCTGCGTCGATGACCTCGAGACCGAACTCGAGCGACTGGGGCTCGAGCGCGCCCTGATCGTCTGCGGCTCCACGGTCGGGAGCACGCCCGAGGTGATCGACCCGGTCAGGGATGGCCTCGGGGGGCGACTGGCCGGCGTCTTCGCCGAGACGACGCCCGAGAAGCGACTCGAGACGGCGTTCGACGGGCTCGGGCGACTCGAAAACGAGGGCGCGGACGCGCTCGTGAGCCTCGGCGGCGGAAGCAGCCTCGACGTCGCGAAGGTCGTCAGCGTCCTCGCCGCGAGCGACCGGTCGCGCAAGGAGGTCGCCGACGAGTTCGCCGAAACGGGGACGATCACCGTCCCGGAGGAGGGACTGGTGCCGATCGCCGCGATCCCGACGACCCTGGCCGGCGCCGACCTCTCGACCGGCGCGGGGATCACCGCCGCACCCGCGTCGGGGCTGGTCGGCGAGGAGATCGGCGGCGGCGTTTCCGATCCGAATCTGATGCCGACCGCGGCGTTCTACGACCCCGAACTGGTCGCGACGACGCCGGAGTCGGCCCTCGCGGGCTCGGCGATGAACGGCTTCGACAAAGGCATCGAGACGATCTACGCCGCCAACGCGACCCCGATAACCGACGCGACGGCCAGACACGGCCTCGAGAAACTCGAGGACGGCCTCCGCGCGTTCGGACGGGGCGAGCGCGGACTCGACGTCTTCGAAACGCTGCTCGAGGGGATCGTCCTCGTCCAGTACGGTATCTCTCGACCCGGCGAGTCGACGCTCTCGATCGTCCACGCCTTCGGGCACGGGCTCACCCGAACGTACGGCGTCCAGCAGGGGGTCGCTCACGCGGTCGTCGTTCCCCACGTCCTCCGATACCTCTTCGAACAGGAGGGCGTCGACGCGCGCGAGGGGCTGCTCGCGGACGCGCTCGCGGTCGGGGGCGCCGCGGACCACGGCGCCGCGGTCGTCGATCGAGTCGCGGAGATCCGCGATGCGCTCGGGCTTCCGTTCCGGCTTCGCGACGTCGACGGCCCCGAGCCCGACGAGTTCGCCGACGTCGCGGAGGCGATCCTCGCGGACGGCTTCATGGCGAACGCGCCGCCGGGACTCGAGCCGTCGGCCGAGGAGATCGAGGGCGTGCTCGAGGAGGCGCGGTAGCTCGGAACCTGTAAGCGGACGCGTTCAATCGTCGACGTACGACGGCCGTTCCTCGTACTCGATCGGGTCACGAACCCCGATCCGCTGGAACGCCTGCAGGCGGAGCGCACACGCGTCGCAGGTCCCGCAGGCGGGTTCGTTCTCGCGATAACAGCTCCAGGTGTGCTCGTAGGGCACCTCGAGTTCGACGCCGCGGTCGGCGATGTCGGTCTTCGACCACTCGACGAACGGCGCCTCGATCGCGATCTCGGTCTCGGGTTTCGTCCCGACGTCGACGACGGTCTCGAAGGCCTCGAAGAACTCGGGCCGGCAGTCGGGATACCCCGAGAAGTCCTCGCTGTGGGCGCCGATGAACACCGCGTCGCAGTCGTTCGCCTCGGCGTAGGAGACCGCCATCGCGAGCAGGTTCGCGTTCCGGAAGGGAACGTACGACGAGGGGATCTCCTCGCTCTCGAGGTCGGCGTCGGCGACGGCCAACTCCTCGTCGGTCAGGCTCGAGGCCCCGATCGCCGAGAGGTGGCCCGTCTCGATCCGCAAGAAGTCCGCCGCGTCGAACTCGTCGGCCAGTCGGCGGGCGCACTCGAGTTCTCGGTCCTCGGTGCGCTGGCCGTAGGAGGTGTGCAGCGCGTAGAGTTCGTAGCCGCGGTCGCGAGCCTCGGCGGCCGCGGTCGCGCTGTCCATGCCGCCGGAGAGGAGGACGGCGGCGCGTTTCGCTGTCGGTTCGTCGGTCGAAGCGGCTGCACTGTTGTCAGACATTTACTATTAGGTGCTACGTTTCAAGTAAGCTACGTTTCCGGTGCGTCGTTCCAGAGGTCGACGTGCAACCGGGGCGTGTAACGAAAGCCGTGTTCCATCGCGAGGTCGGCGACCCGACCGCGGGTCTCCGCGAGTCGCTCGCGGGTCGCTCCCTCGGGCATGAGAAGGACGTCGTCGTTCCGAATCGGGACGCTCGCGACGTCCCGCAGATCGGCGAGCAGTTCGAGTATCTCGGGCACGTCGTCCGCGTCGGTGACGACGAACTTCAGCTGGAACGGGTGCTCCTCGACGAGGCGTGCGAGCGTCTCGAGGTCGATCCGGTCGTTCTCGTGGCGCTCTTCCCACTCGCCGTCGCCCTTCGGGTCCCGTTCGGGCGTCGGCGTGCTGCTCTCGAGTTTCGGGCTGATCGAGGCGAGGTCGATCGGCGCGTCGCGGTAAATCGTGCCGTTGGTCTCGACGGTGGTGTGGTAGCCGCGGTCGTCGAGTTCCTCGAGGAGGTCGACGCTTCGCTCGTGGATCAGCGGCTCGCCGCCGGTGAGGACGACGTGGTCGGCCTCCGCGTGGGACTCGATCTCGTCGACGATTGCTTCGAGATCCATCCAGGCGTGGGTGGGTTCCCAGGAAGTGTGGTAGGAGTCGCAGAACCAGCACCGGAGGTTACAGCCGCTCGTGCGGACGAACACCGACGGGACGCCGGCGAGCGTTCCCTCGCCCTGCAGCGAGTAGAACAGTTCGTTGATCGGGAGGCCGTCGGTCTCCGCCGCGCCCTCCCGGTCCGCGTCGCCGACGTCGCGGTCGACCGAGTCGGAAACCGGCATCTCAGAACTGACTCCCTCCGCAGAGTTCGTGCGTCTCGTTGACCTGGACGGCGACGTCGGTGACGGTGTCCGGCAGGGCGTCCTCGAGTTTCCGCTCGAGGAGGACGCTCATCACCTCCGCCGTCGGCGGGTGCTCGAGAACGACGACGCCGTCGTCGTCGCCGGCCGCCTCGAAGGCCTCGACGAGCGGATCGCCTCGCTCGAGCAGGAACACGTGATCCCACTCGGAGATTACGTCGGTAATATCACCTTTGTCGGCGACCCACCCCGCTTCGGTGAGTTCGCCCTCGACGGTGACGGCGATCTCGTAGTTGTGACCGTGCGGACGGGCGCACTTCCCGTCGTGGTGGAGAAGACG contains:
- a CDS encoding nitrous oxide reductase accessory protein NosL; this encodes MSPHDRRSLARRRFLGAIGAGTGVGVAGCIGDGGDEDETGGDGDNGDDAHPNEPHISEPGDEPLELSEDQNCVVCSMTPADYSDWHSQLAHETDERAIFCSSGCMTAYLAAPAVDSESVGAWTVDFETGELIDALEAHFVIVTDESGAGGDDVMGLNPRPFEDEDDAVAYLEEWDAEELTEDDIIGFDGIDADVASHYRPGRFPEE
- a CDS encoding DMT family transporter — translated: MNASDLEVTPLVALAFAVFAASTSAILVRWSAAPSSVAAFYRVLLTTAIVAPVALARYREEFARLSGRDLGFAVVAGVALAVHFAAWFESLNHTSVAASVTLVQTQPIFVALGAALVLGERVNRETVAGIAIAIVGAAAMSLGDAGEAPISGATTYGNALALLGAITVAGYVLAGRSIRQRVSLFPYVTVVYAACALTLFVLVGAQGHAYVAYPAREWLLFLGMAVGPGVFGHTVVNWVLKHLESVVVSVTWLGEPVGATLLALLLLAEVPDAITVVGGVVVLAGIYVTTIERERRRGPVDSG
- a CDS encoding BKACE family enzyme, encoding MSYDDFLAGEPLIVTAALTGGVHGKEANPNLPETPEEIGRAAAEVEEAGASVVHLHARRPNGERTFATERFQEIDDAVRRHADDVIVQHSTGGTGAPDADRHRPLRTDPPPEMASLDMGPLNRYDHLTSENTRGLVDSLHEEMVDRGIKPELEVFNDGHLNEVRGLLERRELADPVYATLIFGPGTLTPPRPRNFLNAVDNFPDGALFNTLGFGRHQLPFATMGILFGGHVRVGLEDNVYYRRGELAESNAQLVERVVRLAEELGREVATPARARAVLEL
- a CDS encoding ring-cleaving dioxygenase; protein product: MTPETPGLHHVTAIAGDPQRNADFYVGTLGLRFVKKTVNHDDTGTYHFYFGDGEGTPGTNITFFPWTDAGRPGRFGAGQPKTTAYRVPADSIEYWLERLESNGIDVEREERFGETALRFADPDGIELELVAAESEAQHASETTSGNAASNETEATPWAGGPVPTEHQLRGFRGVTLALDSFDATAGVLTDVLGYELEAETENRRRYLSASGGPGSVVDLVESDAGRGQMGVGTVHHVAFRAESVEEQREWREAFADHGLSPTEVIDRKYFKSIYVREPGGVLFEMATVEPGFTADEDIEELGSTLALPEWLEDERERIEQRLPPFDGPNAGAEE
- a CDS encoding iron-containing alcohol dehydrogenase family protein, giving the protein MTESDSTARDPSFRFEYHPAAIRFGAGCVDDLETELERLGLERALIVCGSTVGSTPEVIDPVRDGLGGRLAGVFAETTPEKRLETAFDGLGRLENEGADALVSLGGGSSLDVAKVVSVLAASDRSRKEVADEFAETGTITVPEEGLVPIAAIPTTLAGADLSTGAGITAAPASGLVGEEIGGGVSDPNLMPTAAFYDPELVATTPESALAGSAMNGFDKGIETIYAANATPITDATARHGLEKLEDGLRAFGRGERGLDVFETLLEGIVLVQYGISRPGESTLSIVHAFGHGLTRTYGVQQGVAHAVVVPHVLRYLFEQEGVDAREGLLADALAVGGAADHGAAVVDRVAEIRDALGLPFRLRDVDGPEPDEFADVAEAILADGFMANAPPGLEPSAEEIEGVLEEAR
- the queC gene encoding 7-cyano-7-deazaguanine synthase QueC; amino-acid sequence: MSDNSAAASTDEPTAKRAAVLLSGGMDSATAAAEARDRGYELYALHTSYGQRTEDRELECARRLADEFDAADFLRIETGHLSAIGASSLTDEELAVADADLESEEIPSSYVPFRNANLLAMAVSYAEANDCDAVFIGAHSEDFSGYPDCRPEFFEAFETVVDVGTKPETEIAIEAPFVEWSKTDIADRGVELEVPYEHTWSCYRENEPACGTCDACALRLQAFQRIGVRDPIEYEERPSYVDD
- a CDS encoding 7-carboxy-7-deazaguanine synthase QueE; translation: MPVSDSVDRDVGDADREGAAETDGLPINELFYSLQGEGTLAGVPSVFVRTSGCNLRCWFCDSYHTSWEPTHAWMDLEAIVDEIESHAEADHVVLTGGEPLIHERSVDLLEELDDRGYHTTVETNGTIYRDAPIDLASISPKLESSTPTPERDPKGDGEWEERHENDRIDLETLARLVEEHPFQLKFVVTDADDVPEILELLADLRDVASVPIRNDDVLLMPEGATRERLAETRGRVADLAMEHGFRYTPRLHVDLWNDAPET
- a CDS encoding 6-pyruvoyl trahydropterin synthase family protein codes for the protein MTKELAAREEPADDVVGTRRTLHVGRDRPIRISTGHRLLHHDGKCARPHGHNYEIAVTVEGELTEAGWVADKGDITDVISEWDHVFLLERGDPLVEAFEAAGDDDGVVVLEHPPTAEVMSVLLERKLEDALPDTVTDVAVQVNETHELCGGSQF